One segment of Brassica napus cultivar Da-Ae chromosome C3, Da-Ae, whole genome shotgun sequence DNA contains the following:
- the LOC106436282 gene encoding death-associated inhibitor of apoptosis 1 yields MSELGLGTHHATPASPETTTFLDLLRQIDGHDHTRRKKRTLKERLGFKRIGCCGPAWGLRLTNNSRARERDEPFETGLVSELDHVTGRMNLATALAAERHYQREPTAASSGSSTPLPVSLMRLLEETAERVVVEGTETERVTASSTVKGSDSVCCVCMGRKKGAAFIPCGHTFCRVCSREVWLNRGSCPLCNRPIIEILDIY; encoded by the coding sequence ATGAGTGAACTCGGTCTTGGAACCCATCATGCCACGCCTGCATCACCAGAGACGACGACATTTCTCGATTTGCTCCGACAGATAGACGGCCACGATCACACCAGGAGAAAGAAACGGACTCTTAAGGAACGGCTAGGATTTAAAAGAATTGGCTGCTGTGGGCCCGCTTGGGGACTCCGGTTAACTAATAACAGTCGCGCTAGAGAAAGAGACGAACCATTCGAAACCGGACTCGTTTCCGAGTTGGATCATGTAACGGGTCGAATGAATCTTGCAACGGCGTTAGCGGCGGAAAGGCATTACCAAAGAGAACCAACGGCAGCATCATCTGGGAGTTCGACGCCGTTACCAGTGTCGTTAATGAGATTGCTCGAGGAAACGGCGGAGAGAGTTGTCGTCGAAGGGACGGAAACGGAGAGAGTAACGGCGTCGTCGACGGTTAAAGGTAGTGATTCAGTGTGTTGCGTGTGCATGGGAAGGAAGAAAGGCGCGGCGTTTATTCCATGTGGACACACTTTTTGCAGAGTCTGCTCTCGAGAGGTGTGGCTGAATCGAGGATCGTGTCCCCTCTGTAACCGTCCGATCATCGAGATCCTCGACATTTATTGA